TGATTATGTGGTcatcttgattgcttgattaaCTGCAAAAAAATCCCACTGATTGCTTATACCTTGATCCTGGTTGCAAGTGTTTTACTGTGCAAGAAAGAAGTGACCACCCTTTAACTATACAGTGTATGAGCTACATAGTATTTACCAGATACAATGGTTCCTTCCACCAGACAGTAGATATTTAATACAATCAGAAAACAGAACGGTCTAGCGAAGATCTGCAAACAACGTGGCCGCCAACCAAATATCCCGAAACCTGTCTCAATAGAAGTGGCCTCATACTTATCACTATCTCTGTTCAACAGTTCTGCTCCGCCAGTAGAATTGTCAGTAGGCGACAAGTCACCAAGTGCCGCACTCATAGTTCGCTTGAAACAGAAAGAAAATGACGTAATCAAGTTACACCCACAATACCGTACACATTAGCGCGGGGGCGGCTGGACAAAAGATTCTGTATTCAGAGGTAGCTAAGCAGGGCGGCTTCATAgtatttaatatatatatagctggatTTATGCATCCATTTAGTAACACGTGCACAACTATTGCATTGCTATCTGAAAATGCTTTAAGTTTTGATGGCTAGCTATATTAAAGAGATTTTTAAGCCAGCCTTTAGCTATTAGCCAAGGGTATTTCTTTCGGTcatttcacaaaaaaaaaattgattggaaaataattttatattttgCTGAACAGTTTTGATGATAATGTGTGTCTTAAGCAAGCTTTCTTTTTAATCTACAATAATTGTGCAGTATAATATAGTTGTGCAAAATTGGGCTCTCACAAATTGAATACCATGCATGCATTACTGCATGTAGCTGTTGTAATGGTAACCTATCTGATTGGTTGTGTAAACATGTATGTACTGAGTACTGTATTAATGTGTAGCTGCAGGGCGTAAACTGCATGTTCAAATATTTACAGATTATAACCTTTTATTGAGGAAAATTGTGAACACAAGCATGAGGAAGTCGGTTTGAATATGAGAGCATGCACTATTGATCAGCTGCGTGTGTGTATAATTTTAAATGAAAACAATTAGTCCTACTGTAAGGAGAGTAATTAACAGTTGAATATTAATAAACTACACTTAGCTGCAGTTATCAGGGCCTACAATTAGACTGTGCATACTTTTAAAAGTGAAATGGAAGGAgggatgtagctatatataggctGTATAAATTAACTGGAAACTCATGACCATGTAATTAGATGGTGGGTGGCTTCAAAACTGTAACATAATACTGATCTGCAATGAGCCAGATATGATTTCCTCAATAAAATTCATTCAATAGGATGACGTGCACAATCAACATTCCTTTATTGGCAGCCATGAATCTATTTTCATTTAGGTACACAATATACGTATAGGCTGAAGACTTTCTGTAATCCTCCTTACAGGTCAACTATTAGTTTCTTATCCTCAAATACTCAAAATAGTAGTGCGGACTTTATTTTattaactagatagctgaactTATAACTAGCTAAAATTACTCACaatgcagttttcttagactgctctagctagTTACCAACTTTAAAGGGTGCTGAATGACTACACTCAGCCATCAGTGATGTAAAAGAAATCCTTGATGTGGTAAGAAAAATGGCAATGCAGGCAGGAATGATAAACTGACAATTAAATTTATCATTTGTAATTTTCTGCACAaccaaaatcaaaaataattatactgcaATGACTTGTAACAGACTATAGGTATAGTGTACAGAATGTTGTATACATGGTAAAAATGTATAGtatggaaaaataatgaataagtCACATATCTGTGTCCTTCATAACAATTGGATTCACATCCTTCATTTCATTCTCATTTTCTTCATCTACTCCGATGCCACGATTACAAAGCGTCTTGTTGAAGAATCCCCAGGCTAGAAATCCAAATGCAACAGATATTATTCTAACAGCTACGGTTATAAGAAATAATCGCAGGCTAAGGTCCTCATTGTCTAGCACGTAGCAGTTCCCTCTGTCGCCACACTCCTCTTGCCAAAAAGCACAAGATGAATCAAATATAGCACCCATTACAATAGGACCGGGTATAGACCCAAAAATTCTCACAAACACTGACTGTATTCCCAAAGCTAGACTCCTCTGTTCATCTGCAATGCATCTGTCCAAGAGTGAGAACAATGTATAAGCACATTCACAATCATACACTTATTGTCATCAACTTAGCATGTAAGTACATATTATTTACCTACCTTAAAGTAATTATAAGGTTCGGAATTTGCGTTGCCATATTGGTGATTAGAGTAATTGCAACAACTATCAAAAATGGAGCAAGGACTTTACAGTTTTCATCACAAAATCCACGTCCAGCTCTTCCACTGGGAGAAGTACTACATGTACAATTCTCAAACCTTGGTTCCTATAAAATTCATAAGAACACAATCATAACATGCCTATATCGTGGCTATTGACATTGACTATCAGTGTCAGTAAGTATCACCATGCATGCCATTAATATAAACTGTTCCCACCCATCACTCAAAACAACTTAAGagtcaagcacactagttgtatggtTGTATTAGGTGAGTTTACATCTAGGTTCCTGCTTGGCTTGCATTTATTAATGTAGAGCTCCAGCGATAAAAAGAAACACAacggtagctattacaacatacgCAGCtaagtgggaaaatccctaaattggcACATTGCCTATGCTGTAATAGAATATAAACCTCACTACgtagtattatgaactcttggtaataactACCATTACTCTTGTCTCTTTTTTAACCATGCGGGTGATAGATTGATAGTACTCACATCTCTATCACCATTCAAAAGGTACTTATCACAACCAGCTCGGCAGGGAGAGAAATAGGTGATCCCATCAGAACACACTGGTTCAAATATAGTTGATTTACAGTTACAATGACTGTTGCAAGTAGCATTAAGAGTCTGATCATCAAATAGTGTGCTAATTGTCAAAGGAAATCACACAAGTATTAATCTACATACCATTAACAcaaataataatttatagtaaaTTTGCACAAGGTGTTTCTAGAGTTCCATAAATGGAAATATCAAATACTTGGTGCTATCATCGTGCAATTGCAAAGTCACATCTGTAACCTAGTTGCTAAATTATGTAATTAGTTAGCATGTTTACATGTAGAGAATCTTTACAATTTTGAGGCTTTGAGATTGCTCTTTATTGTGTGGTACACTTGACTTCTTATGGCCTTTTCATAAAGCAAGCAATGCAGTTTGTGTAGcattagtgcttacaatgtggtCACACCAACATCCATTGCACGTGCATTTGAACATTGTGTAAACATCATTCTGTTCAGTTCTCTAATGACATGACAGTTCTACACTTTTTTAAGAATTCAATATTGTTTTGTGCTATTTGCTAGTGTGATTGTGCGACCTTTGAAGGTAGGCCTTGGATGCAAGTCATGCACTGTCAGCATTTAAAAGCAAGTCAACTGTACTCAATCGAGTGGTTTATAGGTTGACTAGTCTGAATATGTATTACCACATCCACATAGCCCATAAACAGACTAGTCTTAATAGATATGTGCAGGCAGTTACATGTGATAACCACACGAAGAATTTACCTATCAGGATAAGGCACAGTTACACCAGCAACGTCATATGTTGAACATCTTAAGAAGAACCCAAAGAGAAACACTGCTGATACCAAGTTAATCACAGTGTAGTAAAGCGTCAACCTCCTTGTGGGAGGCTTCAGAAAGAACACCAGCAGTGCACCTAAAATATACAGATATATAACGTATGCTCATAACACACATGAACCAACCTAATATAATTCCTGTTCCAGCAGAAAAGATTGAAACTGCTCCACTTACTAATCCAGCAGTGGAAGCTGTAAAGCCAAACTGTGCCTCTACATACTTGGGAAAGAACACCACAAGCCCAGCCACTACAAATATTTGTCCTGAAAATGCCAATACCATAAATAAAAATGGCAAGCGGGCCATTAAGTCAAGAAACTGTTTTGGAAGATCTTTCGGTTTAGGCCACTTATTTAAGTCCTCCTTTGTAACTTGTTTATTACGTTGGATAGACATCTGCTTAATTCTTTCTTGTTGTATATAATAAGTGTCTGGGTAAGTTTCAGGAAACATGAAAAAAGGAACTGACAGTACTAGAGACAGTACACCAAACAACACAAAGCCTATCCACCATGCTCCTACCCATCCAGTGTCGGTCTGTTCAAGAGTAGTTTCTGTCCAAGGATCAACATATATAGTGAGAAAAGCACCACCCAATCCAAAGCCTATTGTGGGCCCAACAACTACAAGAACTGTGAAAATACCAAGCCAGATGGGGGAACGATTAGGATGAACAATATCATCTATGTATGATATCCCGACTGTAAAAAGTGGTGAAGCTCCAAGTCCCAACAAAATCATTGCAATGATGAACAAAAAGTAAACATTGTTTGAATTATCATCACATTCCGGAGAGAAGTCTGAAGGATCACTGCATTCTTCCAAACTTAAATTTGCATGTTTTCCAATCTTGTAATCTTCAGTGACAAATTGAGGAAGTGAAAACACTAGTGCACCAATTCCTTGTATGAAACAACCAACTCCCAGCAATTTGGGCTTTTGTCGTTTTCCACCAAAATAGCTGATGAAAATTGCAACCAAGACAGTAACAAAATCAAAAGTGCTTGGTAACATTCCAAGTTGAGTACTAGAGAACTTGTATCGTTTCTCCAATGATGACAATGAGACAGGTATTAAACCTAATAGTTACATGTAACACATTGTAAAGgttgtataaacatgtatttcTAATACATGATCACAAGACACTGATTACAACTCCTTGTTTATACATAGCACTTAAAGTTTCattcatatagctacatagttgtCTGCAAAAATAACACTTCAATTTAGCCATAGACAGGACAGAGATTTTGTTGTGGAGGGGGGGTTGAGGGTGGCAATACATTTTAGGATAAAACAGTGTTTAAAGATCAGGTTGGCATAGCTGGATATTTGCATTATGAGTCAAGTTGGATATCTCCTTAGAATAGTTTTAAGATTATAATCTGTTCACGTTCACCTGAGctctcatttcttgttaataattcttgttacaagggccagctgctcaaatagctgtgaagccctttaaacaccaGAACTGTTTAgcaaaaaagcactttgatacgggcaagaacaagtgagtgcgttatgaggctttaaaaatatcccatacatttagtatggacaattcaggtgcgcaaacatgtttacaacatgaaagcATACTTGTTCCAGTACGGGAGTGAACGCATGTTCACCTCTTTAATATTGCTATATTTGGCGGGGGTCAGGTGAATGCGTACTGACTATAGACTCCCTATCCTGTGATTGAATCTAAAGGTTTTTttgatagctagctattcaaGTGTGTGATttgaaatatgtgactggatatgcgaaaacccgacataatggtgcatttttcaaattctttattattgaatatttataatctacttagccgagtgtatgctctggccaagtttcagccttgtatgccaacaaattttagagttacagccctacaaaataGCAGCAACAGAAGggttgatttgtacagcaagtattgggaaaataaattacagttgCTTACAAAAACGACTGTAACTTACACATGCAATgtagtacagagttgcaacttacaccatcgtgtttgccatgaataggggagtccattacatgGTAGGTTTTTTCTCctaccacctttcttcactacatacagagacgaaatcagtgaagaaaaatcgatcgtaTATGATCGCTTcgacgtgatgtaaacaaacgcccataactcatgtatcctttaggctactactactactactacgaaacaaagagtttcgaactccccttgagtaggcgaataagatgatatccatgtTTTTATCATTACATGCTTTCTTCACAAAAAACAAAGcataaaaaaatttaacaaattATTTTTCAtctatgtaaatattttacccattgcaatcaataaatagcctatactgaaaatttaggcttgcgctattATGTCAGgctttcgcagatccggtcacatatgttaacGTCAGTTTTCTTACCTGTTTAATAGTTAAGTGTGTTGAGTATTAATTTTTGGAAGTAAAATGAGGCGGTACCATCATAACACACAATAGAAAGTTAACAatcttttattagagtataggactgttttattagagtatttcaacttttTGATGCATACTATCCAATTGTGACCATCTTTTATATTCTCAGCAtttactggggatataccactctagtaaactaagaaactttaaGCAGTAAAGAGAAGGTTGAATACTCAGCATTTATGTATAGTTTTCAAGGAATGGATTACTGAAGTTTTAGCCACAGTTGGAATTATAGTGTAGGAAGGgcaaaaaattgatttgtacagcgactatactggaTGAACTATTTTGCAGCCATAAGTTCTGTTTGTATTGATTTACAGAGTTGGAATTTATCTTACAGTATTTACCTTGGATTGGCAAATTAATCAAAGCATAGTTTTATTCttgtagtcacttgtgcatacATGTATGAAGGTATTTACGTGAAGAAATAACCATCTTCTTTACATGTTTACTGCATTGTAAGCACAAATACACCTGACACCCATATTGTTGGGGCTACAGAAGATATTCAAACTCTTCATGAGCAGGCAAaaaagatggtgtataggtttaatcAATTGGAACTTGCTTTCCTGAGTATTGGCTTGATTGAacatattttttctttgtatagcATGGTATAATTTCACCAGTTTTCTGAAaagcatgcttgtgcaaactacaCAGATTTTTACTTAGATGGTCACAACTGTCAAAGTAAAAACTTCTCTAAGACTTTCATTATACAAGACAGTCATTACTGTGCAGGTCTGTGACTTATTTTTCTATCTCGTTTTAAAACCAAAACAGCTCAAATTGGGCTTTCTTCATCATTGGAACATCATTCCAAACACGAAGCCATAAAATATCATGCTAAAAGGTTGAGATTTGCTCACATACAAGGTTTGTTGCTAATCAAACCTGTTAAGCCAGGAAGCTTAACCTGCACTTAAAGATTATGGTTTTCTTGTGATGATTGGTATGCATGGCCAAGTCATTGGGATGCGCTAACCATCAAGCCTCACAAAACTGAATTAGATAGAAGTTGGCTACAAAGAATGGTAAAACAGGTAGGTAAAAACAGAGGACCCAAGGACCACGAGGATCCAACTCTTCTTAATtctatacacttcacaatattctatacctGTACTAGGTTCCTCTACAAGTAGTTTTACATGGCCAATCCCATCATGGTGTCTCATATACTAGTCTATTACAGGGTGTATGTCACCTATATTTCAGGGAAATAGCGATTACTAGTTAAGTAAGTTTCAGTCCAGCAGCTCGACAACCAGACCTCATACACTGTGAtgtgtttgcacaatgtttctaaactttagtagcttgGCAACATattagactagtatgctcatcgTGTAGCAGGAGAGTGACCTATAAATggagtcagcttcagacacttctTCAAAGACGTTTACAATTTCTAATTAGAAACATCATGTGAGATATCATGAcaggggaaaaagtggattggccatgcaagactacttgcggAGGTATCTAGTACAATTGCGAAGTGTACAAAATTTCAAGAAGAGATGGATCCTTGTGGGTCCCTGGGCCTTggtccccaggtccactgtttttacctaccctgGTAATGGTAAAACAGCCTTGCTCAATGCTGAGGTTTATgaaataatttatttgtaggTGCCATACTGTCTGTATGTGGTTGTGGGAAGCTGCTAAGTGCAAACCAAAGCTGCTGACCACCATATGCCAACATCATTATATCATTTGACTACTGCAATGTAAACATTACATCATTTGACTACTGTGCACTATAGTGAGCCAATCACATATAAGTGGAAGGAAAGGTTAGGAATTTTGCAACCTAGTAGGGAATGTTATAAGTAACTAAAGAGTTCATAACCCGACGTAGGTATAAATTTAATACCTACTTTATAAATGTCAGTAAACCAGTGGCATGACCAATTAAATTTGTACATCAGGTGAATTAGTATATTTACTTTACTAGTTTGCAAAATTCCTTCCACTTATTGGTCTAGTTTATATGGTCAAGAATGTATAAAACTTGAAACAACTTCCCTTTCatatgtatataagtgcaaGTGACTATTTGTGTGGGCAGGCACCTCTAAAATAAATGGCTTCATAGTAGGACTTAATTCAGATTATTCTTTATGCATAAATTAAAATACTGCATGACGTTCTGCCCCAAAGGGCATGACAACAAGTTAAATCAATCGTTAAAGAGGGTGTGCCCCAAAATTACATAGTACATGCATATTTATGTGAACAATGCCTTCGAAGTTGTTAAGTGCAAACAAAATATTGGTGAAGCTATTAGGATTCAGACTGCAAATCAATGCTTCCAGGGTAGAACGAAGCCATGGTTACTGATTAAAGAAGAAAGCGTAACGAGATACAAAGGTAGCACTATACTTCAGACAGTATTCCTCTTGTGGAATTGCAAAAGGcattagtcttgcatggccaggcCACGTTTCAATGGGGTGTCACTCCCA
The nucleotide sequence above comes from Dysidea avara chromosome 3, odDysAvar1.4, whole genome shotgun sequence. Encoded proteins:
- the LOC136249851 gene encoding solute carrier organic anion transporter family member 4C1-like isoform X1, whose amino-acid sequence is MDTTTKDELIEIDQTDGTKPGAHECSLFCCRPRCMQFFAKPYWFMLVLNSLTLAEGAIVSGLIPVSLSSLEKRYKFSSTQLGMLPSTFDFVTVLVAIFISYFGGKRQKPKLLGVGCFIQGIGALVFSLPQFVTEDYKIGKHANLSLEECSDPSDFSPECDDNSNNVYFLFIIAMILLGLGASPLFTVGISYIDDIVHPNRSPIWLGIFTVLVVVGPTIGFGLGGAFLTIYVDPWTETTLEQTDTGWVGAWWIGFVLFGVLSLVLSVPFFMFPETYPDTYYIQQERIKQMSIQRNKQVTKEDLNKWPKPKDLPKQFLDLMARLPFLFMVLAFSGQIFVVAGLVVFFPKYVEAQFGFTASTAGLVSGAVSIFSAGTGIILGALLVFFLKPPTRRLTLYYTVINLVSAVFLFGFFLRCSTYDVAGVTVPYPDSTLFDDQTLNATCNSHCNCKSTIFEPVCSDGITYFSPCRAGCDKYLLNGDRDEPRFENCTCSTSPSGRAGRGFCDENCKVLAPFLIVVAITLITNMATQIPNLIITLRCIADEQRSLALGIQSVFVRIFGSIPGPIVMGAIFDSSCAFWQEECGDRGNCYVLDNEDLSLRLFLITVAVRIISVAFGFLAWGFFNKTLCNRGIGVDEENENEMKDVNPIVMKDTDM
- the LOC136249851 gene encoding solute carrier organic anion transporter family member 4C1-like isoform X2, with the protein product MNSRGYCNPPRVISLIPVSLSSLEKRYKFSSTQLGMLPSTFDFVTVLVAIFISYFGGKRQKPKLLGVGCFIQGIGALVFSLPQFVTEDYKIGKHANLSLEECSDPSDFSPECDDNSNNVYFLFIIAMILLGLGASPLFTVGISYIDDIVHPNRSPIWLGIFTVLVVVGPTIGFGLGGAFLTIYVDPWTETTLEQTDTGWVGAWWIGFVLFGVLSLVLSVPFFMFPETYPDTYYIQQERIKQMSIQRNKQVTKEDLNKWPKPKDLPKQFLDLMARLPFLFMVLAFSGQIFVVAGLVVFFPKYVEAQFGFTASTAGLVSGAVSIFSAGTGIILGALLVFFLKPPTRRLTLYYTVINLVSAVFLFGFFLRCSTYDVAGVTVPYPDSTLFDDQTLNATCNSHCNCKSTIFEPVCSDGITYFSPCRAGCDKYLLNGDRDEPRFENCTCSTSPSGRAGRGFCDENCKVLAPFLIVVAITLITNMATQIPNLIITLRCIADEQRSLALGIQSVFVRIFGSIPGPIVMGAIFDSSCAFWQEECGDRGNCYVLDNEDLSLRLFLITVAVRIISVAFGFLAWGFFNKTLCNRGIGVDEENENEMKDVNPIVMKDTDM